One genomic segment of Polynucleobacter sp. MWH-UH2A includes these proteins:
- a CDS encoding ABC transporter ATP-binding protein, translated as MHSAISIQHISKQYGALQALNDVSLTIEPGEFFGLLGPNGAGKTTLISILAGLVKADKGHASILGADVQKSFRDARRMLGVVPQELVFDPFFTVRETLRFQSGYFGIRNNDAWIDEIMANLDLTGKADSNMRALSGGMKRRVLVAQALVHRPPVIILDEPTAGVDVGLRQSLWQFISRLNQDGHTIVLTTHYLEEAEALCQRIAMLKQGEIVALDTTANLLTRYGSAKKDGEGKTDLEDVFVNIMSGAAQ; from the coding sequence AAAGCAGTATGGGGCCTTGCAGGCGCTCAATGATGTTTCATTGACTATTGAACCTGGTGAGTTTTTCGGTCTTTTAGGCCCAAATGGTGCGGGCAAGACTACTTTGATTTCTATATTGGCTGGCTTAGTCAAGGCCGATAAGGGTCATGCATCTATCTTGGGTGCTGATGTTCAGAAATCCTTTCGTGATGCGCGCCGGATGCTCGGGGTAGTTCCGCAAGAGTTGGTTTTTGATCCTTTCTTTACCGTTCGTGAAACTTTGCGCTTTCAATCAGGTTACTTTGGTATTCGGAATAACGATGCTTGGATTGATGAGATCATGGCCAACCTCGATCTCACCGGCAAGGCTGACAGCAATATGCGCGCTTTATCGGGCGGCATGAAGCGGAGAGTTCTGGTGGCTCAGGCATTGGTGCATCGCCCACCTGTGATCATCTTGGACGAGCCGACTGCAGGTGTCGATGTGGGGTTACGTCAATCGCTGTGGCAATTTATCAGCAGACTAAATCAAGACGGCCACACGATTGTTTTGACGACGCACTATCTTGAAGAAGCTGAGGCGCTTTGTCAGCGTATTGCCATGCTCAAGCAGGGCGAGATTGTGGCATTGGATACCACTGCGAATTTATTAACACGTTACGGCTCAGCTAAAAAAGATGGTGAAGGTAAAACAGATCTCGAAGATGTTTTTGTAAACATCATGTCGGGGGCAGCGCAATGA
- a CDS encoding ABC transporter permease gives MTLLNKAPQALNKPSLEYGSGFPTLLRKEVKRFYKVAFQTVAAPVLTAILYLMIFGHVLEGKEVYGRLSYTAFLIPGLVMMSVLQNAFANTSSSLIQSKITGNLVFVLLAPLSHLEFYTAYILAAVFRGIVVGLGVLLITLWFDVPTLEYPLWILVFAFLGAAILGSLGLIAGILADKFDQLAAFQNFIIMPATMLSGVFYSIHSLPSAWQVVSHFNPFFYMIDGFRFGFFGISDVSPWSSLAIVFCFFVAVSAIALRLLQKGYKLRH, from the coding sequence ATGACTCTGTTGAATAAAGCACCTCAAGCCCTTAATAAACCAAGCTTAGAGTACGGCAGTGGCTTTCCAACTTTATTGCGCAAGGAGGTGAAACGCTTTTATAAGGTGGCGTTTCAGACGGTTGCCGCGCCAGTATTGACTGCCATTTTGTACCTCATGATTTTTGGTCATGTGCTTGAGGGTAAAGAGGTCTATGGGCGTTTAAGCTATACCGCATTTTTGATTCCTGGCTTAGTCATGATGAGTGTGTTGCAAAACGCATTTGCGAATACTTCTTCATCTCTCATTCAGTCAAAGATTACGGGCAACCTCGTATTTGTTTTGTTAGCGCCCCTGAGTCACCTTGAGTTTTATACGGCCTATATATTGGCAGCGGTTTTTCGGGGAATTGTCGTTGGCTTGGGCGTATTGTTGATCACCCTTTGGTTTGATGTCCCCACACTTGAGTATCCACTTTGGATCTTAGTATTCGCATTTTTGGGCGCCGCCATCTTGGGCAGTCTTGGTCTAATCGCAGGAATTTTGGCTGATAAATTTGACCAATTAGCTGCATTTCAAAACTTCATCATCATGCCTGCAACAATGCTGTCCGGGGTTTTCTATTCCATTCATTCCTTGCCATCTGCTTGGCAGGTGGTTTCGCATTTCAACCCATTCTTTTATATGATCGATGGCTTTCGTTTTGGGTTTTTCGGGATTTCGGATGTATCACCTTGGAGCAGCCTAGCTATTGTGTTTTGTTTCTTTGTGGCAGTTTCAGCAATTGCTTTGCGACTATTGCAAAAGGGCTATAAGTTACGCCATTAG
- a CDS encoding BolA family protein, with product MLPTPEQIEGYIKQGIQCTHIQVEGDGQHFFATIVSPEFDGKRLVQRHQLVYAAMGDRMKAEVHALSIKAFTPEEFAQNPSA from the coding sequence ATGTTGCCAACCCCAGAACAAATTGAGGGTTATATCAAGCAAGGCATTCAGTGCACTCATATTCAGGTTGAGGGTGATGGGCAACATTTTTTTGCAACCATTGTGAGCCCAGAGTTTGATGGCAAGCGACTCGTACAACGTCATCAGTTAGTCTATGCTGCAATGGGTGATCGCATGAAAGCAGAAGTACATGCGCTATCAATAAAAGCATTTACTCCCGAAGAGTTTGCGCAAAATCCCTCGGCATAA